One Thalassotalea atypica DNA window includes the following coding sequences:
- a CDS encoding argininosuccinate synthase, which translates to MAISAKKQIKKVVLAYSGGLDTSAIIPWLKENYDGCEVVAFCADVGQGDEELEGIQEKAIASGASECHVVDLKEEFVKDYIYPIIKTGSVYEGQYLLGTSMARPVIAKAHVEVALKVGADAVCHGCTGKGNDQVRFESCFAALAPELTVIAPWREWDMVSREDLLDYLAERDIPCSASLTKIYSRDANAWHISHEGGELEDPWCEPSKEVWTMTVDPMDAPDTPDSVTLSFNEGELVAVDGQQLSAFESLTYLNDKAAAHGVGRIDIVENRLVGMKSRGCYETPGGTVLMAAYKGLETLILDKESLKFRESVGLEFSHVIYDGRWFTPLAKSQLAAAASLATNVTGDVVVKLYKGNATVTQRRSPNSLYSEEFATFGADEVYDQKHAEGFIRLFSLSSRITAMNQQLKK; encoded by the coding sequence ATGGCAATTTCAGCAAAAAAACAAATTAAAAAAGTCGTACTAGCGTACTCTGGTGGGTTAGACACCTCAGCGATAATTCCATGGTTAAAAGAAAATTATGATGGCTGTGAAGTGGTTGCGTTTTGCGCCGACGTTGGTCAAGGCGATGAAGAACTTGAAGGTATCCAAGAAAAAGCTATCGCTTCTGGCGCTTCAGAGTGTCACGTTGTTGATCTAAAAGAAGAATTTGTAAAAGACTACATTTACCCGATCATCAAAACTGGCTCAGTATACGAAGGGCAGTACTTGTTGGGTACGTCGATGGCACGTCCTGTGATTGCAAAGGCTCATGTTGAAGTAGCACTGAAAGTGGGGGCAGATGCAGTTTGTCACGGATGTACAGGTAAGGGAAATGACCAAGTACGTTTTGAGTCTTGTTTTGCAGCCCTTGCACCAGAGCTAACGGTCATTGCTCCGTGGCGTGAATGGGACATGGTTTCGCGTGAAGACCTGCTCGATTATTTAGCGGAGCGTGATATTCCTTGTTCTGCATCTTTAACAAAAATCTACAGCCGTGACGCCAATGCTTGGCATATATCACATGAAGGCGGTGAATTAGAAGATCCATGGTGTGAGCCTTCAAAAGAAGTGTGGACCATGACGGTTGACCCGATGGATGCCCCTGATACGCCAGATTCTGTGACCTTAAGTTTTAATGAAGGTGAACTAGTGGCTGTAGATGGACAACAATTATCGGCTTTTGAGTCACTAACCTATCTCAACGATAAAGCAGCAGCACATGGTGTTGGGCGTATTGATATTGTTGAAAACCGTTTGGTGGGGATGAAGTCTAGAGGTTGTTATGAAACCCCAGGTGGCACTGTACTAATGGCGGCTTATAAAGGCTTAGAAACGCTGATTTTGGACAAAGAATCACTAAAGTTTAGAGAGTCCGTTGGATTAGAGTTCTCACACGTTATCTATGACGGACGTTGGTTTACGCCATTGGCAAAATCGCAGCTTGCTGCTGCTGCTTCTCTGGCAACTAACGTTACTGGTGATGTCGTTGTTAAGCTATATAAAGGCAACGCCACAGTTACGCAGCGCCGTTCGCCAAACAGCCTATACTCTGAAGAGTTTGCTACATTCGGCGCAGATGAAGTGTACGACCAAAAACATGCCGAAGGCTTTATTCGTTTGTTCAGCTTATCCAGCAGAATCACAGCAATGAACCAACAGCTCAAAAAATAG
- a CDS encoding ornithine carbamoyltransferase has protein sequence MKLTHFLADDQLSKTQLLSLIDLAKNIKQNPSAYHQSLAGKSIAMIFEKPSLRTHVSFDIGIAKLGGHALYLGQQNGKLGERERVSDYAKNLSCYADLIVARVFEHRSISGLAEHGSVPVINALCDLYHPCQALADFVTLSEVFVDDKGQDLSSIKLAYIGDGNNVSNSLMTMAAILGVDFTLVCPEGFEPDMALFDKATTLASIAGSSLTMTSDIKSLGQQDVIYTDTWISMGDNTKVDDILAKFMPYQVNHKLMESAGASTVMHCQPAHLEQEITTELFDDESKSVVFQQAENRMWAQNSVLVSLLGE, from the coding sequence ATGAAATTAACTCATTTTTTAGCTGACGATCAGCTAAGTAAAACACAACTCTTATCGCTCATTGATTTAGCAAAAAACATAAAGCAAAACCCTAGCGCTTACCATCAATCTTTGGCGGGGAAATCAATAGCAATGATTTTTGAAAAGCCTTCTTTAAGAACTCATGTCAGCTTTGATATTGGTATTGCTAAACTGGGCGGTCATGCCCTGTATTTGGGTCAACAAAACGGTAAGTTAGGTGAACGTGAACGGGTTAGCGATTATGCAAAAAACCTCTCGTGTTATGCCGATCTTATTGTTGCTCGTGTTTTCGAGCACCGTTCGATTTCAGGACTTGCCGAACATGGCAGCGTACCGGTGATCAATGCTTTGTGTGATTTGTATCATCCGTGCCAAGCATTAGCTGATTTTGTAACTCTGTCAGAAGTATTTGTAGACGATAAAGGACAAGACTTATCTTCGATTAAATTGGCCTATATTGGTGATGGTAATAATGTTTCAAACTCATTAATGACCATGGCAGCTATTCTAGGTGTCGATTTCACACTGGTTTGCCCAGAAGGATTTGAGCCTGATATGGCGCTGTTTGATAAAGCCACTACATTAGCTTCAATTGCTGGCAGTAGTTTAACCATGACTTCAGACATCAAATCGCTTGGTCAGCAGGATGTGATATACACCGACACATGGATATCAATGGGCGATAACACCAAAGTCGATGATATTTTGGCCAAGTTTATGCCCTATCAAGTCAACCATAAACTGATGGAAAGTGCTGGCGCTAGCACGGTTATGCACTGTCAGCCAGCACACTTGGAACAAGAAATTACAACTGAGTTATTTGACGATGAAAGTAAATCTGTTGTCTTTCAACAAGCGGAAAATAGAATGTGGGCACAAAATTCAGTGCTTGTATCGTTATTAGGCGAATAA
- the argB gene encoding acetylglutamate kinase gives MKPLVIKIGGAILEKPKALMLLLDVISQLKDQAIVLVHGGGCVVDDMLAQAGFVTEKKDGLRITPKAQMPIISGALAGHVNKSIVATANSLSLPAVGLSLTDGNMVKCQLNTQGLGAVGVPTASQSHLLDNLLKAKFLPVISSIGALDTGELVNVNADDAAVVICQLLNAKLLLLTDVNGVMDGDGNYLPDLTQANANALIKSGVIKGGMTAKVNAAFAAANQLRRSIAVASWQAPEQIPDLLAGANVGTRIIPEIAA, from the coding sequence ATGAAGCCATTAGTGATTAAAATCGGTGGCGCAATCTTAGAAAAGCCTAAAGCACTCATGCTTTTGCTCGACGTTATTAGCCAATTAAAAGACCAAGCCATTGTGCTTGTTCATGGCGGCGGCTGTGTTGTTGATGACATGCTTGCACAAGCAGGATTTGTAACAGAGAAAAAAGACGGACTACGGATAACGCCAAAGGCACAAATGCCAATTATTAGTGGTGCGCTGGCGGGGCATGTCAATAAATCTATTGTTGCGACTGCAAATAGTTTGTCGTTACCTGCTGTCGGATTATCACTAACTGATGGCAACATGGTCAAATGTCAGTTAAATACGCAAGGATTAGGTGCAGTAGGTGTACCTACGGCAAGTCAAAGTCACTTACTCGATAACTTACTAAAAGCGAAATTTCTACCGGTTATTTCTTCGATTGGCGCACTTGATACAGGAGAGCTGGTGAATGTTAATGCTGATGATGCGGCCGTTGTTATTTGCCAGTTATTAAATGCAAAGTTATTGCTGTTAACTGATGTTAATGGCGTGATGGATGGCGATGGAAACTATCTGCCAGATTTAACTCAAGCTAATGCCAATGCGCTGATCAAAAGTGGTGTTATTAAAGGCGGGATGACCGCCAAAGTAAACGCTGCTTTTGCAGCGGCTAATCAATTACGACGAAGTATCGCGGTTGCCAGTTGGCAGGCGCCTGAGCAAATACCAGATTTGCTTGCTGGCGCTAATGTAGGCACCCGCATTATCCCTGAAATCGCAGCTTAG